A stretch of Desulfitobacterium dichloroeliminans LMG P-21439 DNA encodes these proteins:
- the yabG gene encoding sporulation peptidase YabG: MLKVGDIVARQSHKQDLFFRIEQIMLVKGERVAILKGINLRLIADAPLHDLVEKNPTEVAHYQRKDDQDIYNKLRFVVNQRKYVQEAQDEFYEIPGRILHLDGDEDYLSQCIKTYQQLGLEAKGICISEAEQPKKIRHILQENPTDIVVLTGHDGFLKGKKDFRSLDSYRSSRHFVQSVLEARRFQPNRDALVIFAGACQSNYEAIISAGANFASSPKRTLIHAFDPVFIVERIAFTPIDRMVSLKEIIQHTVTGTDGLGGIETRGQLRKGYPRSPY; the protein is encoded by the coding sequence ATTTTGAAAGTTGGCGACATTGTGGCTAGACAGTCCCATAAACAAGATTTGTTTTTCCGCATTGAGCAGATCATGTTGGTCAAGGGGGAACGGGTTGCTATTTTAAAGGGGATTAATCTTCGGCTGATTGCTGATGCCCCTCTTCACGATTTGGTCGAGAAGAATCCTACTGAGGTTGCACATTACCAGCGCAAGGATGACCAGGATATATATAACAAACTGAGGTTTGTAGTTAATCAGCGTAAATATGTTCAGGAAGCACAGGATGAATTCTACGAAATCCCAGGTCGGATTCTTCATCTTGATGGCGATGAGGACTATCTGAGTCAATGCATTAAGACATATCAGCAGCTGGGACTGGAAGCTAAGGGAATCTGTATCTCCGAAGCAGAGCAACCGAAAAAAATTAGGCATATACTCCAAGAAAATCCCACGGATATTGTGGTGCTCACAGGGCACGACGGGTTTTTAAAGGGTAAAAAGGATTTTAGGAGCCTTGATAGTTATCGGAGTTCACGCCATTTTGTGCAATCCGTCCTCGAGGCTCGCCGCTTTCAGCCGAATCGGGATGCTCTGGTTATCTTTGCGGGGGCTTGCCAATCCAATTACGAGGCCATTATAAGCGCAGGAGCAAACTTTGCCTCCTCCCCCAAACGCACCTTGATTCACGCCTTTGACCCTGTCTTTATCGTTGAGAGAATCGCATTCACTCCCATCGATCGTATGGTGTCCCTTAAAGAAATCATCCAGCACACAGTCACTGGAACGGATGGTCTGGGTGGAATAGAAACCCGGGGTCAGCTCCGCAAAGGATATCCGAGAAGCCCGTACTAA
- a CDS encoding L,D-transpeptidase: protein MNPIPQRKIIIRRSSRQLELYDGNRLLASYPCAVGKNATPTPIGSYAVATKIMNPGGAFGSRWLGLSLPDYGIHGTNKPSSIGTQASLGCIRMHNHQVEALYNQVGVGTPVIITE, encoded by the coding sequence ATGAATCCAATACCCCAACGAAAAATTATTATTCGTCGCTCTTCACGACAGTTGGAGCTCTATGACGGGAACCGGCTCTTAGCGAGCTATCCCTGCGCTGTAGGTAAAAATGCCACACCCACCCCAATCGGTAGTTATGCGGTTGCCACAAAAATCATGAACCCCGGAGGAGCCTTTGGATCCCGTTGGCTTGGCCTATCTCTCCCGGACTATGGGATTCACGGCACCAACAAGCCTTCTAGCATTGGTACTCAGGCATCCTTAGGCTGTATTCGTATGCATAATCATCAAGTGGAGGCTCTTTATAATCAGGTGGGGGTAGGAACGCCGGTAATTATTACTGAGTAG
- a CDS encoding cyanophycinase — protein sequence MKHYVEGKLLIIGGAEDKKGECKILKRFIQEAGGKESHLVVLTAATELPEQVGAEYKEILLGLGAAEVEVLDIPERLAANGESISQELQKATGVFFTGGDQLRITGVLGGTRLGKTLHRLYERGVIIAGTSAGASVMSDTMIVGGEAGTAKKDTLTMAPGLGLLHSVVVDQHFAQRGRIGRLLTAIAQNPYVLGIGIDEDTSILVYADGHFTVVGSQTVTVVDASPSIASNVSEVSPGQALVLTPVLMHVLADGYSFDLKRRISSMTPV from the coding sequence ATGAAACATTATGTGGAGGGTAAACTTTTGATTATCGGTGGTGCCGAAGATAAAAAAGGAGAGTGCAAAATTCTGAAGCGATTCATACAAGAGGCCGGTGGCAAGGAAAGTCACTTGGTGGTCTTGACTGCGGCTACTGAATTACCGGAACAGGTAGGTGCGGAATATAAGGAGATCCTTCTAGGTTTAGGAGCAGCGGAGGTTGAGGTACTCGATATACCTGAACGTCTTGCGGCCAACGGGGAATCTATATCCCAGGAACTACAAAAAGCCACCGGGGTTTTCTTCACCGGGGGTGATCAGCTGCGCATTACCGGGGTTTTGGGAGGAACCCGCCTGGGGAAAACCCTGCATCGCCTTTATGAACGTGGGGTAATTATTGCTGGGACAAGTGCAGGGGCCTCGGTAATGTCCGATACCATGATTGTCGGTGGCGAAGCCGGTACGGCCAAAAAGGACACCCTGACCATGGCCCCCGGTCTAGGGCTGCTCCATTCCGTCGTTGTGGACCAGCATTTTGCCCAAAGAGGTCGCATTGGACGCTTGCTGACAGCAATTGCCCAAAATCCCTACGTCCTAGGTATTGGTATTGATGAAGATACCTCAATCCTTGTCTATGCCGATGGACACTTTACTGTGGTGGGCAGTCAGACGGTGACTGTAGTGGATGCTTCACCCTCCATCGCCAGCAATGTATCAGAAGTGTCTCCGGGACAGGCCCTCGTACTTACTCCGGTTCTTATGCATGTCTTAGCTGATGGGTATAGTTTTGACTTAAAACGGCGTATTTCAAGCATGACTCCTGTTTAA
- the cphA gene encoding cyanophycin synthetase, with protein MEILKIQAIPGANVYSYRPVIRAVVDLQEWTERTSDTLGDFNTRLVQCLPTLYEHYCSRGKPGGFLERLKEGTLVGHIIEHVTIELLTRAGQNIPYGKTLCLPENPGQYEIIFNYDSLEGGVEAFKQGYELVLELLSGSNPNVTLRVERIMKVILQHEIGSSTRAIMEAAKGRDIPVMRLNDSSLLQLGYGRNQRRVQAAMSHQTSCIGVDIACDKGLTKKLLYEGGIPVPQGIIAETEDEAVEGYRRLAQLVVVKPYNGNQGKGVTLKLKTEAEVRAAFRVAQTYGDRVVIEEYIEGKNYRLLIVDGKMVAAAERIPAHVLGDGASTIEELVRQANADPKRGEDHEKALTKIKIDPVVLMTLTQKNLTLATIPTEGEVVYLRDSANLSTGGISVDVTDRVHPDNAALAEYAARIVGLDIAGVDLVLEDIAQSYREQSGAIIEVNAAPGLRMHQSPTVGKPLDVGEMIVDHVMPAGNGRIPIIAITGTNGKTTTTRMIGKMLKDRSLSVGMTTTDGIYVGGKLLLKGDTTGPESARIVLRHPDVQVALLETARGGILRAGLAYDYADVAVITNVANDHLGQYGMESLEDIAHVKSLIAEVVRPHSYVVLNADDPRVVSFARKTKGKVIFFSTEKDNLTLRKHLAVGGIGVFVRRGNILLCQGDQSHRICGIKDLPVTWNGRAHHNIQNALAAIAVGWALGLKAEGIRTSLMAFTSDSECNRGRLNSYVLNDIQVFIDYGHNASGIKAISETLRKFKAPAVVGCITVPGDRPDASIREVARVAARGFHRLIIREDRDLRGRRPGEIAGILMEEAIASGMDPRKISVVLPEREAFCHGLDTCAAGEIFVMFYEHLESIEEEITQRLKCSKLTDEGFLELANIGGF; from the coding sequence ATGGAGATACTGAAAATCCAAGCGATCCCGGGTGCGAATGTGTATAGCTATCGACCGGTAATCCGGGCCGTTGTGGATCTCCAGGAATGGACAGAACGAACAAGCGACACCCTTGGCGACTTTAATACCCGTCTAGTTCAATGTTTACCCACGTTATACGAGCATTATTGTTCCCGAGGCAAACCAGGAGGATTTCTGGAACGGTTGAAAGAAGGAACTTTAGTCGGACATATTATCGAGCATGTGACCATAGAGCTGCTCACACGAGCAGGACAGAATATTCCTTATGGGAAAACCCTATGCTTACCGGAGAATCCGGGTCAATATGAGATTATTTTCAATTATGACTCCTTGGAAGGAGGAGTAGAAGCATTTAAGCAAGGTTATGAGCTTGTACTAGAACTGCTGTCTGGATCAAATCCCAATGTTACCCTGCGGGTGGAAAGAATCATGAAGGTGATCCTGCAGCATGAGATAGGCTCATCCACCCGAGCAATTATGGAGGCGGCTAAGGGAAGAGACATCCCGGTCATGCGCTTAAATGATAGTAGTCTATTGCAGCTGGGTTACGGTCGTAATCAGAGGAGAGTCCAAGCGGCTATGAGCCATCAGACCAGCTGCATCGGTGTCGATATTGCATGTGATAAAGGTTTAACCAAAAAGCTCCTGTATGAAGGGGGGATCCCCGTCCCACAGGGTATTATTGCCGAGACCGAGGATGAAGCAGTGGAAGGGTATCGGCGCTTAGCGCAGCTTGTCGTCGTTAAACCCTATAATGGAAATCAGGGAAAGGGAGTAACGCTGAAGCTCAAGACTGAGGCAGAAGTTCGAGCGGCCTTTCGAGTAGCTCAAACCTATGGGGATCGGGTAGTCATTGAAGAATATATTGAAGGAAAAAATTATCGGCTTCTCATTGTCGATGGTAAGATGGTGGCTGCAGCAGAGCGAATCCCAGCTCATGTGCTGGGGGATGGAGCTTCTACGATAGAGGAGCTCGTTCGGCAGGCTAATGCTGACCCGAAACGGGGAGAAGATCATGAGAAAGCTCTCACCAAAATAAAAATTGATCCGGTTGTCTTAATGACCTTAACCCAGAAGAACCTTACCCTTGCCACAATACCTACTGAAGGCGAGGTTGTCTATCTACGGGATAGCGCCAACTTGAGTACAGGAGGAATCTCTGTCGATGTAACGGATCGTGTTCATCCCGATAATGCAGCTCTGGCAGAGTATGCGGCACGTATCGTCGGGTTAGATATTGCCGGAGTCGATCTGGTTCTTGAGGACATAGCGCAGTCTTATAGGGAGCAAAGCGGAGCGATTATTGAGGTGAATGCGGCGCCCGGGCTGAGGATGCATCAATCACCGACAGTCGGGAAACCCCTCGATGTGGGGGAAATGATTGTCGATCATGTGATGCCTGCAGGAAATGGGAGAATTCCTATTATCGCTATTACCGGAACCAATGGCAAGACCACAACTACCCGAATGATAGGGAAAATGCTTAAGGACCGCAGCCTAAGTGTGGGTATGACCACGACTGATGGGATTTATGTAGGGGGCAAGCTGCTTCTGAAGGGGGATACCACCGGTCCGGAAAGTGCACGGATTGTTCTTAGACATCCGGATGTACAAGTTGCCCTTTTAGAAACTGCTCGCGGCGGGATCCTCAGAGCTGGGCTGGCCTATGATTACGCGGATGTGGCGGTCATTACGAATGTCGCCAATGACCACCTCGGTCAGTATGGGATGGAGAGCCTTGAGGATATTGCCCACGTGAAAAGCCTCATTGCGGAAGTTGTTCGTCCTCATAGCTATGTGGTCTTGAATGCTGATGATCCACGAGTGGTCTCATTTGCTCGAAAGACGAAAGGTAAGGTCATTTTCTTTAGTACAGAAAAAGATAATCTTACCCTGCGCAAGCACTTAGCTGTGGGGGGGATTGGTGTTTTCGTTAGACGGGGGAATATCCTGCTATGTCAAGGGGATCAATCCCATCGTATTTGCGGAATTAAAGATTTGCCGGTCACCTGGAATGGCCGAGCCCACCATAATATCCAGAATGCCTTGGCAGCTATTGCGGTAGGCTGGGCCTTAGGCCTTAAGGCCGAGGGAATTCGCACATCTCTCATGGCGTTCACCTCGGATTCGGAGTGCAACCGGGGACGGTTAAATTCTTATGTGCTTAACGATATTCAAGTCTTTATCGATTATGGCCATAATGCATCTGGGATTAAAGCGATCTCAGAAACCCTGCGAAAGTTCAAGGCACCGGCAGTTGTTGGTTGTATCACAGTGCCTGGGGATCGACCGGATGCTTCTATTCGTGAGGTGGCAAGAGTGGCTGCCCGTGGCTTTCATCGTTTAATCATTCGCGAGGATCGAGATTTACGCGGACGCCGACCGGGGGAAATTGCCGGGATTCTTATGGAGGAAGCCATCGCTTCAGGAATGGATCCTCGCAAAATTTCTGTCGTTCTCCCTGAGCGAGAGGCCTTTTGCCATGGTTTAGACACCTGTGCAGCAGGTGAGATTTTCGTGATGTTTTATGAGCATTTAGAGTCGATTGAAGAGGAAATCACCCAGAGGTTGAAATGCAGTAAACTAACTGATGAAGGGTTTTTGGAACTGGCTAATATAGGAGGTTTTTAA
- the ispE gene encoding 4-(cytidine 5'-diphospho)-2-C-methyl-D-erythritol kinase, whose amino-acid sequence MSQNQVELFAYAKINLALAVTGRRSDGYHELESVMQSIGLSDRIRITLTERGIECSCGEWSGPENLAYQAARVFLAGLNTTSGIKIEIEKNIPVQAGLGGGSADAAATLYALNHLFQEPYSLEQLKSLAAGLGADVAFCLQGGTQWATGVGDVLKDLPLAPRIHLVIVKPWQGVNTALAYRTFDQESKFTHLSYEEWRKALALKQAEALAPLLYNDMEPASMKLLPEIARIKEDLQKEEGCLGALMSGSGSAVFGMFQSSEQAQRVVGSWQDKECKVWVTHTVERGHCHG is encoded by the coding sequence ATGAGTCAGAATCAGGTTGAATTGTTCGCTTATGCCAAAATTAATCTCGCCCTAGCCGTTACGGGGCGTCGCTCTGATGGCTATCATGAATTGGAAAGCGTTATGCAATCCATTGGCTTGTCTGATCGGATTCGGATCACCCTAACCGAGAGGGGTATAGAGTGCTCCTGTGGTGAGTGGAGTGGACCTGAAAACCTCGCTTATCAGGCAGCACGGGTTTTTCTGGCTGGATTGAACACAACCTCCGGTATAAAAATAGAAATAGAGAAAAATATCCCTGTTCAAGCAGGGTTAGGGGGAGGCAGCGCAGACGCAGCTGCAACTCTATATGCTCTCAATCATCTGTTTCAAGAACCGTATTCCTTGGAACAACTTAAGAGTCTGGCCGCCGGCTTGGGTGCAGATGTGGCCTTTTGCTTACAAGGTGGGACCCAATGGGCCACCGGGGTCGGTGATGTATTAAAGGATTTACCCCTAGCACCTCGAATCCATTTGGTAATCGTTAAACCGTGGCAAGGGGTGAATACAGCCCTAGCTTATCGCACTTTTGATCAGGAAAGTAAGTTTACACACTTATCTTACGAAGAGTGGCGGAAGGCTTTAGCATTGAAGCAAGCGGAAGCCCTGGCACCATTGCTTTATAATGATATGGAGCCTGCCTCCATGAAGCTTCTCCCGGAAATAGCTCGCATCAAAGAAGATTTACAGAAGGAAGAAGGGTGTCTGGGCGCTTTAATGTCCGGCAGCGGCTCAGCGGTATTCGGGATGTTTCAATCCTCTGAACAGGCACAAAGAGTTGTCGGTTCGTGGCAAGATAAAGAATGCAAGGTTTGGGTAACGCATACTGTGGAAAGGGGACATTGTCATGGGTAG